TGAAAAAAACGGATCTCTTTTTGACTTATCGCTCACTTGACTTTTGACTGGAATAGTTTCACTGTTTGATTTTCagaatagagacataaataagaAAAGTCTCTCCCAACCAAACGCCTGAGTGGAAGTCAGCTGTGGTCACAGTTACATCCATTTGATTGTTTCTTGCTTTTAGGGTCGAGTCAGCAAAGAGCAAGACCACATCCTCATCAGCCCCAGAGGACTGTCGTTCGCTGAGGCGTCCGCATCAAATCTGGTAAGAAACATGAGAGGAAACACGAGAGGAATgaaggaaacaaagaaatgggccGTTATCCTTTCCTGTGTATCTTTTCCCAACAGCGCTCTGCCAGACATTTGCTTCCTTTAATGTACGTTTTGcatctagctctctctctctctctcagtaacGAGTTACAGAGTTGACTGTCGCTGCGCCTTCATTTATTATAAACTCCTACTTTTCTACTCCTTTTAAATCCTTGATTCCTCCCTCTTTTTGTCACCTTGCCTCATTTATTGTtcccaggtctctctctctctctctctttacagaGTAGATCCCTCTTATTGAGAGTCTGTATGGTCTGTGTCTctattctcctctctctcttctgattTCTGgttcaagtgtttttttcttctcattacaATATATCAGACAATTCATTTTTCTCAGTGTTTTAATACAAGATAAAAGCCTGATTTATTTGCGGGATTAATAAAATAATGCACGCCGTGAATAGTTGCGTAGACATAATGAATAACAACGCAGGGTTTAGTTTTGATGCACTTAAACCACTTTATCATGAATATCTTTCTGGAGAATACCGTCGTTGTCAACGGCAACCTTTGTGAAACTCCGTTTCCACGTTGTGAACAACGGTCGTGTTTGTGCGGCCGGGAtgtgaaatattaaaaacacgAACACTGAAACACGGTATTATCTACCAGTAGCAAAACATTCTTCGAATGCTTTCCATGTCGCATATTCAGGAGAAGTGTTTTGTGTATGTCTCCCAAACCAAGTTTTGCAACTCCCCGTAATTCACTCATTGTGTTAAGTGACTggggcagctgtctctaatttggcctcggctgctggtgattggcaatcagtcagcagcggGCCAGCATCCGCCTCAGCTGTCCAACAGCTCCTCTTCCGGATCTGGCTGCATCCCTTCCAGGAGCTTTATTCCAGGGGCCCCCGTGGGCTCTCCACTGTAGCAGTGTCTCACGCCCTTACCCGGgtccaccagcaccaaggatcagccaggcaccaagaggtttcgTTGAACGACATATATTATTTGTCAACACAacgcacagcagaccgcaacactgcacCTCGGCTCACttcgctcctcctccctctcaactggaGCTTTTTTTGGCGGCTCtggctgactgattgccaatcaccagcagccgaggccaaattagagacagctgccactgTTACCCTTTTCCTCTGTTCTCTTTGCCTTTTTGTACTTCAGCCCTACTTtatcttcaacacacacacacacacacacacacacacagctggatgTTGCAGCCGTTGTGCTGACATTTCACTGTTTGTGCAACACAACTCATCTGAAGAGTGAGCTTCAAGCTGAGCAGCACATTTACAGGCATTGAGACAAATGAGTTGTTTTCATGATTTAGTTTAGTTTCATGTGACGTCAGTGTGGTTGACAAAGCTGCTTTTACAGTAAGATCTTTTACAAGCTTTTCTCAAATAGTACAGCTGTGTATATTCATTACTTGGAAATACAATGCCCAAATCCTATTTTAGTGCATCTGGTACATCCATCTTCTCTGTGGCGGTCTGTACGAGAGCGATGACCACAACACAGCAGCTTTTGGGGGGACGCGACAGAACGATGTGGTCCGGTGCTTTCATCTGAACCTGGCTGTGTTTCAGTCTGCTTGTGTTTCGATGCTGCTGGGCTTCTCCCTCTCCGGCCTCCATCCCATTCTCATTCCTCTCCCCTCGGCCCGTCTTGATCCTGCAATCTCTATGGTTACCCAGTTTGAGTTCAAGTCATCCAGAATAAAGACTTTGGGAGGTTGTGTTGGAGTCAGCTGGGTTGAGGCTGCAGCTCCAGAGAACGTCTGGAGTCCAGTTGGCTTCGGTCAGCTTCCGCCTCCCCTCAGGCTCACGGGTTGAACTCTGAGGGGTGGCTGGGGTCATTtcagttcaggtttttttttttttggttccaGATAACATTGACTTGACTGGACTCTATTTGATATGGACACCACAGTGGAATTATAATTGTAACATACATTTATGCACAACAACTAGATGCACTGTGTGACACTCATCTTTGAGTTTAGTTTGATGTCCCTACGAtgatgaggtcagaggtctCAGCTGcccactcttcttcttcagtccCTCATCGTGGGTCATAAGTGTTCTGTTTTTGTCAGAAGGGCCTCTCAGCAGCGGGTTTAGGGGGCGTGGCGGGGTGAACTCGTACAGTACCCGACGCGTGATTTAAACCGATCGATGTCCGATCCTCTGACAGCTGGCCGTGCGGAGTCAAAGATGCCGGTAGTTAGTTGCGCTCCGCCGCTGCTGGGGTAAAGATCAATAGACGGTCGGTCATCCATCCAGACGGCTGTTAAAAAGCCGAGCAGCACTCGGGACACGTCTTTCAGCTCGAGTTGATCCAGACTCCCCCCCTGATGTTTTAATCCATCAATCAGTGCTAATACTACACCTGCGTGTTGGCCCTTATAACAAAGCACATGTGGCTCTGCCTGCTATGTGTTCCATGCTATTTTGTATGTAAGGTGAAATATTGTTAAAATAACCATACAAAAGctagaaaaatacaaaagaaaattaatttaatgtcaAGTTAATAAGAATCTGAAGCATTTTATTGTCTCTTAGTTTTTAGGGGggctttttatgttttaatttttctGAAATGCTTggttctaatatatatatttatatatttatatttatgtatatatatatatatttctaaatatatatatatttgtttatatatatatatacaggactgtctcagaaaatttgaatattgtgataaagttctttattttctgtaatgcaattaaaaaaacaaaaatgtcatgcattctggattcattacaaatcaactgaaatattgcaagccttttattcttttaatattgctgattatggcttacagcttaagaaaactctaaaatcctatctcataaaattttaatatttcctcagaccaagtaaaaaaagatttataacagctgagtgtttgtcaaggctcaggaaacccttgcaggtgtttcgagttaattagacaattcaagtgatttgtttaataccctactagtatactttttcatgatattctaatatttagagataggatatttgagttttcttaagctgtaagccataatcagcaatattaaaagaataaaaggcttgcaatatttcagttgatttgtaatgaatccagaatgcatgacatttttgtttttttaattgcattacagaaaataaagaacttcatcacaatattctaattttctgagacagtcctgtatacacttttttttaaattattatatctTGAGTTAGTTTATGTTGGGGCCAAGTATATTGTCTCAAAAGTATGTAGCTACCACACTCGAGTCACATTATCTCGATCCACGCCAATATTTCATCAACTTCTTGTTTATTTCATTTCACAAGACTAGCCTCCATGTGAAAAACATGTTTGCTTTACAACTTCTCATCGTGTAGCCATGAGCAGCAGAAATGAAGCACAGGAGTAAAATATATTCAGCTGGACTATTTCATGAGCGGCAGATTTGATGAAGGATGCCCTTTCCGGTTGGAATTACACAAACTTGTACTTTGCGTTGTGAAACGTGATCTCGTTGGTTCTGGTTCAATCACAGAGCAACATGTGGTCGCTTTGGGATTCTGTACAAGGTCTGCAGGCAAAGTTGTGTTTTTGGTTTGTGAACTTTTACATCTGTGGTCCGTTGCTttttcttcatgttttaaattCCCCTCGTCCGTCTTTATTCTCTCCGGTTAAACGACTCTCTTCCCTCCTGGTCTCTTGCTCTATCtcgcccttttctctctctccgggaTCTAATCACCGCTAACTGGCTGGTAGCAAAGTTGTCAAAGTAAAGGACGTCATGTCCACTATATTGTGTTTCCTGGTAACGCTCCGATGTGTTTCCTGGAGAGGAGGAATCGCTGATCGTGTGATTTCTGACGTCGCGCTTATTGATTTTGACTTCATGTCTCGTTAGTTCACGTCGAGGCTCATCTGTGTAATCTCTGTCTGTGCCCCATCacatcccctccccctcctcaggaGATGCCGCTGTCAACTTTTCATTTCAAAAAAGCATTTAGCTCCATGAAGCATTCACCGAGTGTGTCTCCTCTCCCCGTTTCCCCAGCTGAAGGTCAACATCCTCGGCGATGTGATCGAACAGGGCTCCACCACCCTGAGGATCGACCCCGCGGGCTTCAGCCCCCACGCCGCCATCTACTCCATCCGTCCAGACATCCGCTGCATCCTGCACGTGCAAACTCCCGCCATGGCTGCTGTAAGTTCACGTGACGCTCAGCGTCGGAAACAcacaagggcaaagggcaaaactgacccgaagaaatataatgttgcccctgacatCGCTGGGAGAGGGGCCcgtaatttaatagcgttttattTTTGATCTTTGGTCTTATCCGTATTACCTGTACtaggtaggaacacacacacaaatcaataaatataattttgaataaaaaatttaaaaaagaaataagttatgattgttaatggttgtataaaaaatttaataacgataaataactacaaagaaATAAGACAACAATTGTctgattttaaaaagttttaaaaagtgccccaatttcTTTTGAAATGCCCCTGGTTTTccgtcagtgggggcaaaaatcGCCCCCTATATAATATGTACATTTCCTACCCTGGTTACGCTGCAACAACGTcttcaagccccgcccccccgctaGCAAACGCCCTCCGATACCCCTGATTTACCCGCCGCCGAACACCTGGAGCTCTCTCTGATCAGATGTCGGGTGGTTCTCTGGGAGGTTTCATAAGTCAAGAGTTTAAACGCCATCTTCACAACGGCAACCAATTTTAAATGTCGGCCGCGCAGACTTTGATGGATGGAACCGCCGCAGCACACCTGTCCACGCTTCTCATCGGTCTCTTCTCTCCGGCTTAAGGTGTCGTCCATGAAGTGTGGCATCCTGCCCATTTCACAGGAGTCAATGATCCTGGGTGACATCGCCTACTACAGCTACCAGGGCAGCCTGGACGACCAGGAGGACCGCAGAGAGCTGCAGAAGGCCCTGGGCCCCACGGCGAAGGTAAGAAACCCAAGAAAAGTGGACGCCACCGGGGGCCACCGGGGGCTCCTAGCTTGGCGGCCGGGCTTCAAGCAATAGCTcacttattacctttgcattgaaaatgcggaaggttatgttttgatcgccgtgtatttatttatttatttatttgtatgcgtgttattcgcaaatctcaaaaagtattgaaccgaatcgcatgaaatttggtgggatgattgtttattatccggggaccagttgattagattttgggatccatcgggtcaaaggtcaaaggtcatgaacaggtcaaaatctttcgcagaactcaaaaagtattgaaccgaatcgcatgaaatttggtgggatgattgtttattatccggggaccagttgattagattttgggatcgatcgggtcaaaggtcaaaggtcatgaacaggtcaaaatctttcgcagaactcaaaaagtattgaaccgaatcgcatgacatttggtgggatgattgtttattatccggggaccagttgactagattttgggatcgatcgggtcaaaggtcaaggtcaaaggtcatgaacaggtcaaaatgttcttgaatcgcattaaatttggtgggatgattggttattatccggggaccatttgattagattttgggatcaatcgggtcaaaggtcaaggtcaaggtcatggaaaggtcaacctctttttttaccatagcacaatacatttttgtccaattggcatgcaactaatgccaacatgttcataattcaatgcccaatcttgtgatatgcgaaggtatgcgctctaccgagtgcccattctagttacctttgcattgaaaatgcggaaggttatgttttgatcgctgtgtatttgtatgcgtgcgtgcgtgttattcgcataagtcaaaaagtattaaaccgaatcgcatgaaatttggtgggatgattggttattatccggggaccatttgattagattttcggatcgatcggtcaaaggtcaaggtcaaggtcatggaaaggtcacaatcttctttttaccatagggcggtcaatttatatccaattggcgtgcaactaatgccaaaatgttcataattcaatgcccaatattgtgatatgcgaaggtatgcactctaccaagtgcccgttctagttacaagTATGCTTTCGCTTTCTTGCAGACAGTTGGATGAGATCGGGAGATACCGCTCTCAGGTTGTTGGTTTCGCTTCATATTGATGAGACAGAAGGCGTTATCAACCTTCTCATTCAacactaaataataaataaatgacaaacGACTCTGATTCTGGAAGTGAATTCCCCATTCATTCACCCCATTGACCTTTCAGGGAATCATGTTATACAAAGTTTTAAACGTGGAACACAGCCAACCAACTACGAGATGAACCGTGATCATAAAACATTTGATTCAAAGGAAAAAGCGAATGGGGGAGGAATAAAAGACTAATGTAAGAGTAAAGGAACTAGTTACTCATCCCTGTATTCTTTCAGCGGAGCTCATTTTAATTGTCAATACCGCAGTTAATCTTGTTGatttaattgaataaatattaaatgaattgTGCCGCCGCCCGTTGAGATTGTTTCGCTCCAGACTGTCTGACTGTTCTCATGTGCttagtcatgttttttttcatgatgaggccagtatttgatcgtaacctgtttgtttattgatttttatgatgtttctgtGATAACCTTGTTCTCCATTAGTGAAGGCTTATCATATAAATATGAAACACAGGGACTACGGTTCAAATTGAGGCTGAGCTAAGACcgacacatttacatttacccCCCGGTTGATTGATATGTAcggtccctgttcaaataaatacataaatgaaatgaaatcatGATGCCTGCTCATTCTGTGTCACAGGTTCTGGTGCTGAGGAATCACGGTGTAGTTACTCTCGGGGAGACCGTCGAAGAGGCCTTTACCTACATGTACAATGCCCAATACGTCTGTGaaatccaggtacacacacacacacacacaggctaacTGCTGCTGTTTTGGGCACCCGGCACATTCCAGCACCGCTCAGCTTACCCCGCTCAGGTTTTACACCAGCAGCTTTTCCCGCTAAATATAATCTCTCCACAGCCATTTTTACATCTCACTGTTTTAGCAACACTTCCATAAGCCGTAATCTCTTGCCTTGTTGAAATGTTGGCTAAACAGTCTTCCAGTCGGGCTAATAGGAGTGATGAAGGGAGTaacgtgttgttgtgtttgttgatgTCCGTCCGAAGCCGCATTGACAGAAGGGTTGTTGTTCTTCCTCTGGTTCGTTCAGCCAGTAGGAAAGCTGAAAGGAAGCCGGCAGACTTCAGGAGGTCTGGATCAGCAGGGGCATGAATCCGTACTGAATATTAAATCAGTAACAGCTGATATTCAGTTTCAcgttcatattgtgtgtgtccCTGGATGGTGGACTGGAAGTGTGGAAGGATTGTGGAGTAGCTCATTTCGAAGAACTAGTTATAAAAGGAGGAGAAGTCGGGTCAGAGTAACAGTTAAACAGAGtggtttttattatattaacgGATAAATGGAATAGTTTAGCCAAAAGAAAGACTTGAGATGGTCAACGGTAAGGGAGGAACGTTCTGCAGGGCAACGGATGAATCCAGAAAATGAACCAATTCAACATAAACTCCCAACAATTCAACTGTAAGAAACAATATTGTAATAATTTCCACCTGCGTGTATTTGTGCGGAGGACTTTAGAGATGTTATTGCATCGCTCGCTGGAAGAGGCACACCAAATCTCCACGGTCaagcaaaagaaaacaataatcCATCCTGCAATGCCCGGCTTAATTTCTATAAataccccccccacacccatcgAGTTTGTTGTATGCCCTGTGcagtaatgtatattattaCCGCTGTGGTAGCTTTAGATTAAGGAGGtaacctgttttttttgtttttttggtaaaCATCGTCTTTCTCGTATCCAATGCCACAGATGTTTGATGATAGCAAagtatgtttttgtttattttgtgtctctCGCGCTTCTCCCTCGGCCCTTCGCGCCCGCAGGTGAAGGCCATGGCGTGCTCCGGCGGCGTGGACAACCTGATCCTGCTGGACTCGGCCAAGTTGAAACCTCAAGTCCAGAGCGTCGTCAAGGACATGTCGGTCAACATGGGCACCACTCATAAGTGGAAGTTCGGCGAGATGGAGTTTGAGTCTCTGATGAGGATGCTGGACAACCTGGTGAGTCAGAGTGAGGGTCCTCGTCATCATCGGGCTCGCTACTTGACTAACTATGGGAAACACTTCCCGTAGTTTCCACTTCCACGTGTTCTtttggcaatatatatattatttttttacgtcCCCAAACGTCAGCACATTGTGGCATTTTTATGTGACTAAatgtcgtttttttttctttctcattcaTTGGAAAGATTAGTGGCACAACCTGGAGGCAGTTCATGAATGCGTTGCGTTGCTTTTCCACCCTGGGAGAAACTCGTGTGTGGCCTGTTTTATTGGTCGTTTCACTTTCTTTGTAACCGACTGAAGGGCCACTGGGTAACGACCTACTGAGGTGTTAAAGAGCAGGAACAGAAACCTCTGCTGTAGGATCACAGGAGGAAAACTAACTGTGTGAGAAAGCTGAACAGGCAGATGGAGGGAAAGGGCCAGAAAGGAAgtggctctccctctctgtccaggGGCCCCGTGGTCTCAACTCTATTTCTTTCTCTCATTTGACTAACTGTGAAACTGGCAGCTCAACCAgggacagaggaaggagaagcAACATTGCATCATTATGAATGTATAACAATGTGATCCATTGAATACCAATTCAATGTGTCCGTGATGTTTCGCCTTCTCCAATCACAGAACTCAAActgtggatgtttttttaaaaatgtttcctGCTGCAGGGCTACAGGACCGGTTACACGTACAGGCACCCCATCATCCGAGAGAAGCCCAGGCACAAGAGCGACGTGGAGATCCCCGCCACGGTCACAGCGTTCATGTTCGAGGAGGACGGGGACAGCTGCGCCACGCGGCTGCCCTTCAAGTTCCTGCATCAGCGGCAGCAGAGGGAGAAGACGCGCTGGCTCAACTCGCCCAACAGCTACACCAAGGTCAGCGTGGAGGGCGGAGACGAGCGCTACAACAGCCGGACAACCACGGTGAgcagagtgtgcgtgtgtgagtgagtgtgtgtgtgtgtcagccattATAATCTGTATCACATTGTTGTGGAGCTCCAGTCACAGAGATATCTAATTtaggtgacgtgtgtgtgttgtgattttatttttttattctgatttcTGCACTTATGAAGCTGAACTGAGACCAAACTCTTCGTCAGTTGGCTTGACAGCTTTGTTTTGTCAACCATTCTTCAGTGTTTGAAACCTGATGTAAGGTCGCCATCTAGTGGCGGAACAGAGAACTACACTGGTTTTGGTTCCGCTGCGATGGTTCATGGTATTCGAGACATTTGGCTGAGTGATTTCTTTAGCCCAGTGATGAAGTATTGCACTTCTACAAAGGAGAGacaaaaatgattaaaattaAAGAGCAGACACTGAACTATCTTACTGCattgtttgtgtcttttaatTAAGTTTCTAATGATTTCCGACAGTTAATTTAATTACAGTTCCCTTAATGCAACGCAGTAGTTTCTCACCAGACCACTGGGTGACTTTTATCTTAACTAATATAATTTGAGTGTAAGTTCTATATAAATAGGCTTACAGTCACATTagagattttatatattttttacaatgcttggctgttgttgttgttgttgttgttttgagctCACCTGTGTTCTCCTGCCTTCCTTCTCCAGTGGATGAAGGCGGAGGAGACGGGAACCCCGATCCGGATCGAGGACCCCAATCAGTTTGTCCCTCTCAACACGGACCCCAGCGAGGTtctgaagaagaggaacaaaGTGAGTTATCTCTCCTCTGCGTCGGCACTGTCTCCATCACCAAAGGCTTTGCGATGACATCATTGTGTGTTTTGACCTATCACAGATCAGAGATCAGAACCGCTTCGACTTGATGTCGTCCGGGCCGCGCTCTCAGCACCTTGCAGGCATCCCTGTCGATGAACCACGGCGGGTAAGAACATTTCTTTCTTCGGACCTCATGGAAAAGTCTATATTCATATTGTTTGCCGGCCTTTCCGCCTGACGTTCGGTCGGTTCGATCGCCGGCGCCAGACTGAACGAGGTTTCTGAAGATGTGCACCGAATCATCTCGTGTCTCCACTacgaaaacaaaatgaaaaacgTTTTTTACAGAAATTGATGAAGATTACTTTTACTGTTATGTTACAGTCCAGGCCTGAACATAGTTTTGTTTCCTGTGCGCTGCAAACCAAGTTCTCTGGCAGCGAGGCTCAGAATATTCTTCCGTTCATACAAATTACATCATTAGTTTTTTTGCAACGTCGTCTTTATTCGTTTTTTAACTCAACAGCCCCTCAGGCTGAATAATGCAACAACGTACACCAGCACCAAGCCCATACATCCAGCCAACCCACTCACCTACTAATTTATTTAGAGTATGTGCCTATTTAAAGAAACAGTAATAACCTCAATAGAAACAGTACAGGATATAGGAAAACattaaattatttaataaatatatataacgtgtgtgtgtgtgtgtgtgtgtgtgtgtgtgtgtgtgtgtgtgtgtgtgtgtgtgtgtgtgtgtgtgtgtgtgtgtgtgtgtgtgtgtgtgtgtgtgtgtgtgtgtgtgtgtgtgtgtgtgtgtgtgtgtgtgtgtcagatttgTAGTGGCTGCAAGTTAAATGGACTCAGAGGCCAGTTGGTTGGGAAAAACAGTAAGAGTACTGTTTATACTGTTTTGCAGTAAAACAAAAACtgtaatttgttatatttaaacaaaacaatttttagataattcaattcaaattgTGAAAAGAGTTATAGAGGCAACTTTAAGTAAATGGTTATAttattgatttttaaatgtaGTAGGTCGGGCTATTTtactaaattaaatatgttcagtgcttgtttttttgtgcaaaaaaatgtcctaacattattttaaaaaactggaGTATTGCGATTGTTTTAATGAAGTTGTAATAAAACTGTAAACGGACATGTCGGACTCACGCGTGACAGTTGGACACCATGAAGTAACTTATTCATATTCCTCAGCACATCCATCGATACCAGTTATACATGTTGGCCTACCAGGGCTATTTATATTCTATGATTGAGATTATATTGTGTAATGTGTTGAAAGTTAAATACTGACTACCAGTACGCATTACTTC
The nucleotide sequence above comes from Pseudoliparis swirei isolate HS2019 ecotype Mariana Trench chromosome 24, NWPU_hadal_v1, whole genome shotgun sequence. Encoded proteins:
- the add3a gene encoding adducin 3 (gamma) a isoform X1; this encodes MSTDGHQEVVTTPPTPSGGTKERYFDRVDVNDPEYIRAKNMSPDLRHDFNVLDQKKRVTQILQSPAFKEELESLIQEQQRIGNNPSGLLALRQIADFFVATSVAGFNTSPLSLGMVTPINDLYGVESITMVKGERLARCKLASTYRLVDLFSWAHLSNSYITGRVSKEQDHILISPRGLSFAEASASNLLKVNILGDVIEQGSTTLRIDPAGFSPHAAIYSIRPDIRCILHVQTPAMAAVSSMKCGILPISQESMILGDIAYYSYQGSLDDQEDRRELQKALGPTAKVLVLRNHGVVTLGETVEEAFTYMYNAQYVCEIQVKAMACSGGVDNLILLDSAKLKPQVQSVVKDMSVNMGTTHKWKFGEMEFESLMRMLDNLGYRTGYTYRHPIIREKPRHKSDVEIPATVTAFMFEEDGDSCATRLPFKFLHQRQQREKTRWLNSPNSYTKVSVEGGDERYNSRTTTWMKAEETGTPIRIEDPNQFVPLNTDPSEVLKKRNKIRDQNRFDLMSSGPRSQHLAGIPVDEPRRPYVPTEEEQMAPLPPNPFSDQTEKVLQEYRTNVERRHLGPNGGEHELTSDDGSTLSQSLSLSQSLQSNPAKEDIHTGLMNGKDSHGDVDEELCRRVSQLTTSVESVEVTVRSCGTIEEALSPESSPSKSPNAKKKKKFRTPSFLKKNKKKEKTEA
- the add3a gene encoding adducin 3 (gamma) a isoform X2 — its product is MSTDGHQEVVTTPPTPSGGTKERYFDRVDVNDPEYIRAKNMSPDLRHDFNVLDQKKRVTQILQSPAFKEELESLIQEQQRIGNNPSGLLALRQIADFFVATSVAGFNTSPLSLGMVTPINDLYGVESITMVKGERLARCKLASTYRLVDLFSWAHLSNSYITGRVSKEQDHILISPRGLSFAEASASNLLKVNILGDVIEQGSTTLRIDPAGFSPHAAIYSIRPDIRCILHVQTPAMAAVSSMKCGILPISQESMILGDIAYYSYQGSLDDQEDRRELQKALGPTAKVLVLRNHGVVTLGETVEEAFTYMYNAQYVCEIQVKAMACSGGVDNLILLDSAKLKPQVQSVVKDMSVNMGTTHKWKFGEMEFESLMRMLDNLGYRTGYTYRHPIIREKPRHKSDVEIPATVTAFMFEEDGDSCATRLPFKFLHQRQQREKTRWLNSPNSYTKVSVEGGDERYNSRTTTWMKAEETGTPIRIEDPNQFVPLNTDPSEVLKKRNKIRDQNRFDLMSSGPRSQHLAGIPVDEPRRPYVPTEEEQMAPLPPNPFSDQTEKVLQEYRTNVERRHLGPNDIHTGLMNGKDSHGDVDEELCRRVSQLTTSVESVEVTVRSCGTIEEALSPESSPSKSPNAKKKKKFRTPSFLKKNKKKEKTEA